The following DNA comes from Spirulina major PCC 6313.
GGGATTGTGATGATTTTGGGGATTGTGGCGTTAGTTTCGGACTAGGGTTTGGGGGGAAGGGTGAGGCGGGGGAGCGATCGCACCTGGACGCTTCCGTAAACTGTAACGAGCCAGTTCAATCGTCTGGGGAAAGACACCTACGAGATTCCCCAGCACATCATCGGGGATTTCAGCGATCGCCCGTCGGCCAAAATATTGCCGCATCATCACCACAATCCGCCGCGCCCGCTTCAGGGGAACCTCACAATCAACAGCCTTCTGGGTCGCTTCGATCCATTGGCGGCGCACATGAAAGGCCCGATACTTGCGCTCAAAGGTTTCCGGATAGGTCAACGCCGCCCGGCCAATGGGAATCAACCGCGCACAGTCTAGATCCACCACACCGCCCACAATTGCCCCCGGCCCCACCACTTCGGCGAAATGAGGATGGCAAATAATCATGCCGTTGCCCCGTCGCGCTTTGACGTAGAACACTTGCCCACTCCGCAATTGATTGAGGACTTGCGTGGGACGAAAGAGGGGGTTTATGCTCAGTGCGTATTGGGACATCGTTCGTTCAAGACTGAATTGTCATTTCAAGATTCAATCACAATCGGTGGATGGCGTTGGCTCAGTATCCGATTCGACCGGAGGAAGATACTGGACGATGAAACTGCATTGGTTTGCATCGGAATGCGTCTAAACGCCTTCGCCGATAAGACCCTATCTCTATTTTAAAACGTGCTCACAAAATAAAAGACCGCGTATCTGTTGATCTTCTCAGTTATATTTTTGTCACAATAGACACATTATAACTCAGTAGTTTCAAGGAGATCGGAAGCCGTTGATGACCCTGACCCGAAGCGATGGGGACTCTGGGCCATGATCATAGCGTAAGCCTTGAGGGATGCCGCAACGATTTTGAGGGGCGAATTTGCGATCGCTCCCCCCCAAAGCAAGCCAGAATCCCAAAAGTCTGGCATGATCAAAACTGCATTCCTTTCAGCGGATCAAACCTGTGGACGTGACCTTTCTCGGAACTAGCTCTGGTGTGCCAACGCGATCGCGCAATGTCTCCAGCGTCGCCCTAAGACTCCCCCAGCGAGCTGAAATTTGGCTCTTTGACTGCGGCGAAGGCACTCAGCACCAACTCCTCCGCAGCGACATCAAACCCTCCCAAATTCGCCGCATCTTCATCACCCACATGCACGGCGATCACATCTACGGCCTGATGGGCTTAATCGCCAGTTGTGGCCTCGCCGGTTCGGGCCAACCCATCGACATCTACGGCCCCGCAGGCCTCGCCGACTACATCGCCGCCTGTAGCCGCTACTCCTACATGGACATCAGCAAACGGGTGACAGTACATCGCATTCAACCCGGCTTAGTCTACGAAGATGCCGAGTTTAGCGTCCACTGCGCCAAGCTCAATCACCGCATCCCCGCCCACGGCTATCGCATCGCCGAAAAAGACCGCCCCGGCCGGTTTCGCATCGAACAGGCCCAAGCCCTCCAGATTCCCGCCGGGCCCATCTATGGTGCGCTCAAACAAGGCAAGACCGTCACCCTAGACGATGGACGCACGATCCACGGTGCGGATCTCTGCGACCCCCCGGAGACAGGGCGAACCGTGATTTACTGCACAGATACGGTGTTTTGTGATGCGGCGGTGGATTTAGCTCAGGGAGCGGATCTGTTGATTCACGAGGCGACCTTTGCCCACCACGATGCCCAGATGGCCTTTGATCGGCTCCATTCCACCTCGACCATGGCGGCCCAAGTGGCACTGTTGGCCCAGGTGAACCAGTTAATCATGACCCACTTTAGCCCCCGCTATGCACCGGGCAATCCGATCCAACTGGGGGACTTGTTGGCTGAAGCCCAGGCGATTTTTCCCCAAACCCTGTTAGCCAAGGACTTTTTAACCTACAGCGTGCCGCGCCATCGTGAGAACATCGTGGCTAATGCGCTGGGATAAACAGACTCATCTAGTCTCAGTGAGCCAGAGGCTCACACTCCTTGAAACCCGCTGTCGTGGGGGCTTCTAGCTCGCTGCTAGTCGGGAGCAAGTCTCAGTGAGCCAGAGGCTCACACTCCTTGAAACCCGCTGTCGTGGGGGCTTCTAGCTCGCTGCTAGTCGGGAGCAAGTCTCAGTGAGCCAGAGGCTCACACTCCTTGAAACCCGCTGTCGTGGGGGCTTCTAGCTCGCTGTTCCTGGGCTAATGCTGTGACGATACGCTTGGATCGGTGGGTTACGGCGAATTGCTGAATTGCAGTTATGACCTACGTTTTAGCCGCCTAACCCACCCTACGATAAAGCACTATTTTAGCTGTGCCGTTGCACTAGTTGGTGGAGATTGCTCCCTCATACTTTGCGGCTATCTCGGCGATCGGAGTTGCTTCGTAGTATTCAAAGGGTTGATGAATCCAAGGATTATCACTGAGGTAGTCCACATAGTAATCCGGCTTGAAGACTGAACAGGACTTATACCAGAGCACTGCTGTGCGAATGTCGCGGATTGTGTCGCCGTAGTGATCTAGTAACCACTGTTTCGACTCGCGGAGACTCACGCCAGAATCAGCTAAGTCATCCACCACGAGGACGCGATCGCCCAGGGTCTCTGTCGTCATCGAGAGATGATCCGAGAACCGAATTTGACCCCGTTGGCGGTTGCCTTCCCCCTGGTAAGACGAGGCGGACATCACCGCTAAGGGATAGTGATACAAGCGGCACAACACATCCCCCACCCGTAAGCCACCCTTGGCAATGCAAACGATCTGGTTAAATTGCCAGTCAGACCGGTAGAGTTGCGCGGCCAATTGCTCAATTTTTTGGTGGTAATCTGACCAAGACACATAAAGATCTGACATAGTCCTGCGTATAGTGATAAGGAACAACAATTCCAATAGAGTATGACAAACTCTTTAACAAAGATTGTGTTGCCATACTGTTGATAGTGAACCCTGTGCTATGACCTCATCCCCTTCGTCGGATTCTCCCCTCGCTGCTAGTCCGGATCATGTGGTGGAGCGCCTCAACTTCACGACAAAATTAGCCTATGGTGCTGGCGATTTAGGGCCAGCGATCACGGCTAATGTTTTAGTCTTTTTCCTGCTCTACTTTTTTACGAATGTGGCGGGTCTCTCGGCAGGGTTGGCCAGTTCGGTCTTGGCGATTGGGAAAATTTCCGATGCGATTAATGATCCGATTACGGGGATTTTGAGCGATCGCACCCGTACCCGGTGGGGTCGGCGGTTGCCCTGGATGGTGGGTGGCGCGATTCCCTTCAGTGTCTTGTTTTTTCTGCAATGGCTCGTGCCGGAATTTAGCCCCGATCCCGCCGTCAATCAATGGGGTTTATTTGCCTATTATGTAATCGTCGCGATCCTCTTCAACCTGGCCTATACCGCCGTTAACCTGCCCTACACCGCCCTCACCCCCGAACTCACCCAGGACTACAACGAACGCACCGGCCTGAATAGTTTTCGGATGGCGTTTTCCATTAGCGGTAGTATTTTGTCCTTGATTTTGGCGCAGATTCTCTTTGGGCTGTATCCCGGTGATCCCTTGATGCAATATTGGGCCCTGGGGCTGTTGTGCTCTTTGATTTCCGTGGTGGCGATTCTGTGGTGTGCGCTGCGCATCCGCGAACGGGGGGCTGATCCGATCATTCCGGCATCAATCCGGCAGGGGTTGGGCTATGGGTTGATCGGGGCCGGAGGGTTAGGGGTGTTTTTGGGGGTGAGTTGGATTGTGGGTGGGGCGAGTCGTTGGGGGATGATTGCGGCGGTGTTGCTGGGGGTGTTGGGGGTTGCCTTTGGGATCACCCTGGTGTTTTCCACGCCGGAGGCTCATTTGGTGGGTGAGGTGGCTCAGAAGGCGCGATCGCTCGCCGCCGCTGCTCCCAATGTGCCGATCCTCACCCAATTGAACGTGGTGTTAAAAACCAAGCCGTTTCTGTTTGTGATCGGGATTTACCTCTGTTCTTGGTTGGCGGTGCAGTTAACCGCGTCGATTTTGATTTACTTTGTGGTGAGTTGGATGAACCTCCCGGAAGAGGCCTTTCCGGGGGTGGCGATCGCAGTTCAAGGCACAGCCCTCGTGATGCTCTTTGTCTGGAAACAAGTGAGCGATCGCGTCGGCAAAAAAATCGTCTACGCCCTCGGCACTAGCATCTGGATCATCGCCCAAGGCGGCCTATTTTTCCTCCAACCGGGCCAAGTTACCGCCCTCTATCTCCTCGCATCCCTGGCCGGTTGTGGGGTCTCCGTCGCCTATCTGATCCCCTGGTCAATGGTTCCCGACATCATTGAATGGGATGAACTCAACACCGGCCAACGCCGCGAAGGCGTTTTCTACGGGTTTATGGTGCTGTTGCAAAAATTCGGCCTCGCCCTCGCTCTTTTCCTCGTCGGTCAGGGTCTTGACTATGCCGGATTCGTCGAACGCGCCCCCGGTGAACCATTACCCGTGCAACCCGACAGTGCCCTCACCGCCATTCGCCTCGTGGTCGGCCCGTTTCCCATCGTTGTCCTCCTCTTGGGGTTGATCTTGGTGTATTTCTACCCCATCACCCGCAGTGTTCATGATGACATTCGCCGCCAACTGGCCGAACGCCTTGCCCAACAGAAACTGCAAGCCGAGGAGAACGCATAACCATGAAAGCCAAATTGGATCATCCGTTGTCGCCCACCGTTGCCGAGGCGAAAGCAATGCAAACGGAGTTGCGATCGCAGGTGATCACCTGCGATCGCCTCAATACCGTGGAACGGGTGGCGGGTCTGGATGCCGGGTTTGATCACGTCGCAGGCATCACCCGTGCGGCGGTGGTGGTGTTGAGTTTTCCCGCGTTGGAGGTGCTAGAAGAAGCGATCGCCGAGATTCCCACCACCTTCCCCTATGTGCCGGGCTATCTCTCCTTTCGGGAAGTGCCCGCCCTGTTAGCCGCCTTAGAGAAACTCACCCTCACCCCGGATCTGCTGCTCTGTGATGGCCAAGGCTACGCCCATCCACGCCGCTTTGGGTTGGCCTGTCATTTGGGGGTATTGTTGGACTGTCCGACGATTGGGGTGGCGAAGTCGCGGTTTATCGGCACCCATGGGGAACCGGGGCCAGAAAAAGGGGATTGGGTTCCATTGATGGATGGGGATGAAACGATTGGGGCCGTGGTGCGATCGCGCTCCCACACCAAACCCCTCTACATTTCCATCGGCCATCGCCTCAGCCTTCCCACCGCGATCGACTATGTGCTGCGCTGCACCCCCAAATACCGCCTCCCCGAAACCACCCGCCGCGCCGATCGCCTCTCGAAAACGGCCTAACCGGGCAGCGGTCGTTATGAAGCGATCGCGGTCAATCCGTTAAACACCGGGGATGTTTGCGAAGCCATCAGCACCAATTGCGCGGGAATAGTTGCCGCTTTGGCCGTGAGACGGATGGCCGGAGGGAGTTGAACCTGAGTAATGGTGTGATCCTGGGGGCGCACCCAGCCACAGGGAAACCAACGACCCCACCCGTAGCGGCATTCCTGGGGATTCAAATGCACCATCACCACACAACAGCGATTTGACTGTTGAGGCGACATCATCGCGGGATAGAGCACACCGTGAATACCATAATCACAATTGTGGCGGAGTTCGCGAGGTTTAAAGTGGGCTTGGAGAGTAATCAAGGGGGTGCGATCGCGCCCATGGGGGCCAATCGACGGTTGAGTTGCACAGAGGTGGAGGAGTGTTAAGTGAGCCATAGTTCAGGATGCACAAGACCAACGGTACATCTTAACGTTAATGGTGCGATCGCCCCACCGACAAGATCAGCCATTATGCCGAGGATCTGATCTTGACAATCCGGAAATCATGATCAATGCAGCCTCAGCAGACCATGCCCATCTAATCCCAGCAAGAAATCTGCCCTTGTTACTTTTTTTGGCTGTTTTTATCAGTCTATTATGTTGTGCTTGATAAAATCTTTTAATACTGCTTTTACAACAGGAACAGATACACCATTTCCCATTTGTTTATAAACAGCATCATCATTATCTAGTAGCTTATAGCTGTCGGGATAGCCTTGTAACCTGGCGCATTCTCTTGGCGTTATACGTCTAGGAATATTATTTTGCACGATACCCAATCTGTTCGAGTCGGAAGCAGTAAGAGTGATAGAAATACCATCAGGATCAAGAAACTTAAAGATCTCAAATGACATATTTCCAGAGACCGGGTCATATTTACCTTCATGACAACCTAAATATCCTTTTTTTATCAATGACCTGGTTACTTCTTCAAAGTTTTCATCATGATAAAAAGTCAAGATTTGATCTTTAGTTAATTTTTTGCCATCTTGATTTTTTCCGAATTTTTTTTTCCTGCGATTCTCAATAAGCAAATTCATGAAATTGATTTCTTGCGAAGTACATTCACCTTTTAATCCTAGCTGCCAAGAGTGTAATGACTTTCCTCCTCTGTAGTCTATGAGTCTATAGCCATGAAGCTCATTAAAGTTATTGCCTATTACCTTTCGCAGTTTTTCAATAAAATCCTCAGAACAAGAATATTTTGGATTAGGACTATCTTCCAATATATCTCTCACCGTTAAAAATTGTGCTTCTTTATCGTCAAATAGAGACATTTGATACCATTCTTTATGTCTTTTGAATTTATGTGTGTCAGATGCTCCTTTATTACTATTGATTGTTAATCTAACTGCTTGCTTGAAAGCACCTAAAATGTAAACTCTGACTCTGTTTTGAGGCACACCATGATTGCTAGAATTAAGCAGTCGATATTCAACAGAATAATTTAGTTTTCTTAATCTATTAAGGATAGTCTCAAAAGTTCTGCCATGATCATGTGTCATCAATCCTTCGACATTTTCTAACAAAAAGTACAATGGCCTTTTTTGCAGCAATATCCTTTCTATATCAAAAAACAAAGTTCCTCTTGTATCAGCAAACCCTTGCTGATTACCCCCATAAGAAAAGGGCTGACAAGGAAAACCAGCTAGCAGAAAATCAAAATCTGGAAACTCCGTAACTTTAGTTATGTCAGAATGAGGATTGACACCAAAATTGATCTCATAAGACAAGCAAGAATCTTTATTGATCTCAGAACTATACACACACTCATAATTAATACAAAGTTCATTGCAAGCCTGCTCAAACGCTAATCGTATTCCACCTGTTCCTGCAAATAAATCTATAAACTTCATCAAGTTCCTTGCCTATCAAATACTTGAAAGGGGGATTTTTTTTGATAAAGAAATGATCTTCAAAAAATCATCTTGGGTTTTGAGTAATTCAGGAACAATACTAATTGATGCATTTTGTTGATTTAAATGATCAGGCCACCAGAAGATAGCATGATTCTCTAATTCTTGAATGCTCCGATTGTATTTCATCTATCATCCTTCTGAGTACAGGACAAAAAATCAGGCTTTGGCTGAAACCCTGATGATTTCGTAGTTGGGTGGAACAATAGCAAAACTCAACACGCTCCCTAAAAATCCATAGTCTGTTGTAGTGCGAGCAGCTTGCCCGCTGGGATCAGACAAAATAGGGAGCAGGATGCTCCCACCCCATCAAAATCAAGATGCCGCCGTACATTTCAACTTTTGTCCTGTACTCAGATCATCCTTATTCTTTGCTTGATTATTCTCAATTCATTAACTGCTATTCCAATATAGCAATATTCACTTACTTACTTGAGTAACCACAATAAATAAAAATCGTTAAAAATAAGGCATTACGCTTGGCTTTAGATGATATTTCTATTTTCCATTTTCCCTAGGGAGAACCCCATTGACTGTAGTTGTATTCCACCAACGGCACTTCCACCACCTCACTGTAGAGGTGTTCAAGGCGGGTGATGTTGTAATGGAGCGTGTAGCGATCGAGCACTCGTTCTCGTGCCTTTTGGCCCAGCAATTTCACTAATTCCGGATGATCGCGGCAAATCGGCAACAGGGTTTTTAACTGGCCCGTCACATCATGGGTATCCATCACCATCCCCGCCCCCTGGTCAATCACTTCCCCATCCGCTCCGGCATCGGTGGCAATGCAGGCCACCCCGCAGGCCATCGCCTCTAGAAGTGCCAACGATAGCCCTTCCACCAACGACGGCAAGATAAACACATCCGCCGCCCGCAAAATCTCAATTCGTCGCTGCTCGTCCGCCTCGTAGCC
Coding sequences within:
- a CDS encoding ribonuclease Z, with the protein product MDVTFLGTSSGVPTRSRNVSSVALRLPQRAEIWLFDCGEGTQHQLLRSDIKPSQIRRIFITHMHGDHIYGLMGLIASCGLAGSGQPIDIYGPAGLADYIAACSRYSYMDISKRVTVHRIQPGLVYEDAEFSVHCAKLNHRIPAHGYRIAEKDRPGRFRIEQAQALQIPAGPIYGALKQGKTVTLDDGRTIHGADLCDPPETGRTVIYCTDTVFCDAAVDLAQGADLLIHEATFAHHDAQMAFDRLHSTSTMAAQVALLAQVNQLIMTHFSPRYAPGNPIQLGDLLAEAQAIFPQTLLAKDFLTYSVPRHRENIVANALG
- a CDS encoding phosphoribosyltransferase, translating into MSDLYVSWSDYHQKIEQLAAQLYRSDWQFNQIVCIAKGGLRVGDVLCRLYHYPLAVMSASSYQGEGNRQRGQIRFSDHLSMTTETLGDRVLVVDDLADSGVSLRESKQWLLDHYGDTIRDIRTAVLWYKSCSVFKPDYYVDYLSDNPWIHQPFEYYEATPIAEIAAKYEGAISTN
- a CDS encoding MFS transporter, with protein sequence MTSSPSSDSPLAASPDHVVERLNFTTKLAYGAGDLGPAITANVLVFFLLYFFTNVAGLSAGLASSVLAIGKISDAINDPITGILSDRTRTRWGRRLPWMVGGAIPFSVLFFLQWLVPEFSPDPAVNQWGLFAYYVIVAILFNLAYTAVNLPYTALTPELTQDYNERTGLNSFRMAFSISGSILSLILAQILFGLYPGDPLMQYWALGLLCSLISVVAILWCALRIRERGADPIIPASIRQGLGYGLIGAGGLGVFLGVSWIVGGASRWGMIAAVLLGVLGVAFGITLVFSTPEAHLVGEVAQKARSLAAAAPNVPILTQLNVVLKTKPFLFVIGIYLCSWLAVQLTASILIYFVVSWMNLPEEAFPGVAIAVQGTALVMLFVWKQVSDRVGKKIVYALGTSIWIIAQGGLFFLQPGQVTALYLLASLAGCGVSVAYLIPWSMVPDIIEWDELNTGQRREGVFYGFMVLLQKFGLALALFLVGQGLDYAGFVERAPGEPLPVQPDSALTAIRLVVGPFPIVVLLLGLILVYFYPITRSVHDDIRRQLAERLAQQKLQAEENA
- the nfi gene encoding deoxyribonuclease V (cleaves DNA at apurinic or apyrimidinic sites); the encoded protein is MKAKLDHPLSPTVAEAKAMQTELRSQVITCDRLNTVERVAGLDAGFDHVAGITRAAVVVLSFPALEVLEEAIAEIPTTFPYVPGYLSFREVPALLAALEKLTLTPDLLLCDGQGYAHPRRFGLACHLGVLLDCPTIGVAKSRFIGTHGEPGPEKGDWVPLMDGDETIGAVVRSRSHTKPLYISIGHRLSLPTAIDYVLRCTPKYRLPETTRRADRLSKTA
- the dcm gene encoding DNA (cytosine-5-)-methyltransferase, translated to MMKFIDLFAGTGGIRLAFEQACNELCINYECVYSSEINKDSCLSYEINFGVNPHSDITKVTEFPDFDFLLAGFPCQPFSYGGNQQGFADTRGTLFFDIERILLQKRPLYFLLENVEGLMTHDHGRTFETILNRLRKLNYSVEYRLLNSSNHGVPQNRVRVYILGAFKQAVRLTINSNKGASDTHKFKRHKEWYQMSLFDDKEAQFLTVRDILEDSPNPKYSCSEDFIEKLRKVIGNNFNELHGYRLIDYRGGKSLHSWQLGLKGECTSQEINFMNLLIENRRKKKFGKNQDGKKLTKDQILTFYHDENFEEVTRSLIKKGYLGCHEGKYDPVSGNMSFEIFKFLDPDGISITLTASDSNRLGIVQNNIPRRITPRECARLQGYPDSYKLLDNDDAVYKQMGNGVSVPVVKAVLKDFIKHNIID